ttaaatgggtgggtaggatCCATTGTGGGGTAGAGTgtgcatgggctgtgggaggagattaattgGATTGGTAGAAtccatgatcggggagagtgtacatgggatgTTGGAGATGAGTAAATGGTAGTGGAATCCATGATATGgtcgagtgtacatgggctgtgggacgaGTTAAATGTGGGTAGAGTTCATGATTGGGTGTAGTGTACatggggtgagggaggaaattaaatgggtggatagaATCCATGATAGGGGAAAGAATGCCTCGGCTTTGGGAGGTGATTACATGGGTGGCAGAATCCAAGTTAGGGgaagagtgtagatgggctgtgggaggagattaaatggctgGGTAGCATGCATGATTGGGTGGAGTGCACACGGAGTGTGGGAGTAGGTTAAATGGATGGGGAGATAACACGATAGGGGAGAGCGTACAGGGGctgcgggaggagattaaatgggtggagcaGATTCCATGATAAGATAGAATGTACGTGGTATGCGGGAGTTGAGgaaatgggtgggtagaatccatgataatTAGAGTGTATATGGGCTGTGGAGGACATTAAATAggtgggtagaatccatgataggtagagtgtagatgggctgtgcgATAATTTGAAGTGTTCATGATTAGGTGTAGTGTACATCGGGTGAGAGAGGGGACTAAATGGGTGGGTTGTGTCCATGATAGTGTAGAGtgcacaggggctgtgggaggcaATTAAATGGGTggttagagtccatgataggggagagtgtacatgggctgttagaggaaattaaatgggtgggtagagtccatgatagggtattGCATAGAATGTAAAGTACAGAAaaaagccattcggcctaacaggtccatgccggtgtttatgcgcgacacaagcctcctcccgctctatttcatctaaccttatcagcaaatcctcctatttctttctccctcatttgtttatctaaattcccattaaatccatctatgctaggAACCTCAACAACTCctcatggtagcgagttccacattccaattactctcagggtaaagaagtttctcctgaattcccgattggatttatgaaTGACTATCTTCTACTTGTGGCCCCGAGCACTAGTCTCCATGCAAGTGGGAACGTGTTCTCTAATTCTACCCGAATAAACGCTTtcctaatcttaaagacctgtcTCAAGtttcccctcagtcttctcttttctagaaaaaaagtGCCCTAGCTTGCATAATCTTTCCTGATACATATcacctctcagttgtggtatcatcctagtcAATCTTATTTGCACCTTGACCAGTGCCTCTCtatattttttataatatggagatcagaattgtagagtgcacatgggctgtggaaggagattaaatgggtggctagagtccatgataggggagagtgtacatgggctgtgggaggtgattgaatgggtgagtagagtccatgataggggagactgtacatgggctgtgggaggtgaTTATATGggcgggtagagtccatgataggtgaGAGTAtatatggggtgtgggaggagattaaatgggttggtAAAGAGCATGAAGGCGGAGagtgttcatgggctgtgggaggagattaaatggatgggtagaaatcatgatgggggagagtgtacatgggctacgTGAGGAGATTAAAATAGTTCGGTAGAGTTCATGAAAGGGGAGATTGTTCATAGCCTTCCAGAACCCACTTGgcctgagagaactcccctgcgcttcGTCCAATTCGATTCCATCCTGTAACTCACTCACGGGTATCTGTTATGCTATATATaacaacacccccctcccccagcccacgctgaacacctcgattagattccagcctgtaactctctcccgggtatccgttattccatatataaaccacccgagcccctcgattagattccagtctgtaactcactcccaggtctcAGTTATTCTGTTTATAAACTTTCTAGGGCTCAGTTCCGCACCaggtgagatcagttaactgagaAAAGAGGGCTGTtgtcaggagcatcttaaaggaggaaagggagagtttgtatagatttagggatggaattccagcgcttagggccaagacaactgaaggcacggtcgccaaaggTGCAGCAATCAAAactagggatgcgcaagagaccagaattggagtagcacagggatctcggagggtcgttgggctggaggaggttacagaattagggagggggcgaggccaggaagggatttgaacacgaggatgaggtttttaaaatcgaggcattgccggacctggagtcagtgttgcaacacacgaacagaaacttacggttcactgcccggcagagaggtggagaagacattgatgtccgcgggggaacagtcagggtcacagcgaCAGGCGAGTTCGCAGACTCccccagtcaggtcacaggtacaaatgggaatagctggaacaagacacacacagagagatcttacaacagagcacggacggtctcaaagaccacctccctcccttgtctgaatcaACGATCGccgtcttcaccatctcccaaaatcaatctacagacttatcctcccactgctttctactcaccgaattacagcctccagatacccagcacaacccactgaataaaaagtaacaattacggttttttttgttgtacaattttcaatggggtgcaggaatagagagactttATGATGGCAGGGCGGTGTTAAGGCTGTTAAATAAGCACAcgtgatccttggctttataaatagaggcacagagtacaaaagcaaggaagttatgctaaatctttataaatcactggttaagccccagctggagtaattctgtccaattctgggtattgTACTTTGTgacggatgtcaaggcattggagagggtgcagagcagatttaccagaatggtaccagggatgagggacgtcagtttgcggagagactggagaagctggggttgctcccagtggcagaagggtctgtaatcagaggaaacagatttaaaataatcgacaaaagagccaggtgGGGTGGTGAGGAgacgagggtggtggaagcagattcaataataactttcaaaagggaactggatcaatccttgaaggggggaaatttgcgagactgtggggaaagagcagtggagttggaCTAATCTGCTCGCCCTTTTACAgagtcgtaaacaattttacaacaccaagttatagtccaacgattttatttttaatcccacaagctttcgggggctttccccttcctcaggcagtgtggaaaagacaatttacaGAGTCGGCATCGgcgcgatgggctgagtggcctctttctgtgctgtttgattctcggtcacttttgggctccgactcactgcccattTGACTGGGAGACGGCAGAGTGACCGCtccatcctccccttcccccgagcccagctgttaattgtatccatgtgatttatatcaattagtgttaattgtattcagatggttcgtatcaattggggactctcttgtatcaatATATACGAGAACTTATCCAGGGGGTGGGTTGTGTtgttctctgtgaataaaggtttggaagcaactgaagacccggcttttgtattctatccttcaGCACATGGATCTCCAGTTATAATACCAGCTGGGCACTGGACGCTGTGAGAGTCAATATTCACAGATTACGCAGGAGGCCCCAATTAACTCCACCCGTCTCCCCAATTCGCCCCTTCAGACCGTCCCCCTCCCCGTCAGTCCCTCCCCCAGTTACCCTCCTCAGTCTCTCCCATTCCCATCTCCCTACCTCTCCCCCTCAGACCTTCACCATCCcgtccctccccgtctcacccagAGGTCCTCTCCGCCCCTcagttcctcccctccccatttctcCACCTCGCCCCGCTCATTccctccccatcaccgatcattccctccccctctcccctatcAGTCCCTCCACCCGTCTCCGCACTCAGTCACTCTCCTCCcagtctccccacctctccccggTCAGGCCCTCCCATCCCCCATCAGTCCCTACTCCCATCTCCCCATTTAGTCAatcccctctccgtctccccaactctccaaCCTCagaccctgcccctgccccatcagtcccttctccagtctcccaCTTCAATCCATCCCCTCCCCACTTCTTCCCACCTCACTGCCCTCAGATCCTCCCCTTACCCAGCAGGCCGTTCTCCCGTCTCCCTTCTCTCCtttcagtccctcccctccccgtctccccactTCACTGCCCTTAGATTCTCCCCCCGTCAGtcccttctccagtctaccccttcagtccctcccctccccgtctctccacctctccgccctcagtccatctcactcacccatcagtcccttctcccgtgTCCACCATCAGTCCTTTCTCccgtctctcccctcagtccctcactccgcatctccccatctctccgcattcagtccctccccctccccatcagtcccttctccagtcttccccttcagtccctcccctccccgtctctccacctctccaccctcagaccatctcactcctccatcagacctttctcccgtctcccccctccgTCCCATGGGTCGCGGTTCCTCCGTCCAGGGGTCGCGGCCCCATTAACGCCGCTCGGGCCTGGAATCGGATGAGCTTCAGCTCGGACCGCCCTTACTGCACCATTCctgggtgcgggccctccctctgtcggtcgCGCCCTCGCCCGCCAAGCGCTGGCCTGTTGCTGTGGGAATGTGGCACAGGGACCGCGCGGCGCATGCGCAGCGTCCCTCGGGTGGGGGCGCTCCGTCCGCTTCGTGTCGCTTTCGCTTGTCACGTGATGTGAGGAGTCAGTCCAGGAGGAGGCGGGGGTCTGGTttggaggtgagagctgtcaatcaaagggcctggaGTCAGCATTCACAGCACACAGGGTTTGgagattttgtttaaaatgtaaaatctgcaagaatgaaGTAAAGacagaaatgtacaaaaaaggggaaaaaacggaaatgcaataatctgcatttaaaacagaaatgtccaaactcacataaggctgtGACAGTCTTGAAATTGGGATCTTTATTTTTTATACATGCGCAAAAACATTTattgattggtgtacctggacatccAAACCCCTTTACTCCTgtacagtccctagtttctcaccattaagaaaatactcctatttctcacctaatgcctgcaataaatgctctttgcataactccccacatctttactgtccagctctgtttccactgttcactgtccaataataacAGACACGGTGAGACATGAACATTTTTTAGATTtctaaatatactttatttcattaaatttatggacacacacagttcaatgtaaatatcacagtaccaattcaaaacaacacaatacagatcgtacacacgaCGATTCcactattacaattcaaaactggggacatatcttctaatacatgctgtacaatgcaaagtgaaatggccttacacagtggccattccccatagagcctttgcataggtcgcactttgcttcagtgcgtcccacagcacgtactcctgtaccttggagtgtgccagtccgcaacactcagtcatggacagatccttcagatggaagaccagctggtttcgggcggaccaaaaggcgcccttcaccgagttgatggtcttccatcagcagttgatatctgtctcagtgtgtgtcccggggaacagtccgtagagcacagcgtaatgtgttactgaactgttggggGTGAAACCCTCTTCGATTCCATGGTATAGGGGTCCTGTCTCTGTGGAGGgaggttatcaccttttacatgAATACACCGATCCAATCGACcatatccatgtcagtgtttggcaaacactgtctgatgtgTTTCTCACACCTGgcgaaccttggggtcagagacgtgggGGTAATTTCACTTTCAGTGCTTGGacagagcagaaattaaaatcgggccggttctatgaggggcgggtgatccgctctaccagatcagcccccagcgatggtgaaaatgtccctccacgtgttgtgaaccggtggcgtttgagacaatggaccagtttgtgggcttcgaagattgataccagggcgtaggtcaggaaaggtgtggccgattttaagtatccccgcctggcggaaatggggtggtagaggctagtaaatggtgtcagttcACTTACAGTCCCTTTATTGGTgacgttcctgcctccaccatcgtgggtagggtcctgagaggaGCGGCCGGACCtacgccctagtatcaatcttcgaagcccacaagctggtccattcattcaaactgcatcggttcaaaacatgtggagggaaatatcctggtcaggccacgtgtaatatgtaaatcagagtattatgacgtacgtgggacaccatttaatgttggaTACAAATGGGTgaaggagccgccctttcgatgggcattgagtgtccAGAACACGGacaagtttctttttaacttataatttgttgagcaaggagaagcaggagagctttccattgacctgctgcggccgtgagaaatctctCAGCTCCTGATCGTATCAGAAATGTGACAGGAGGTTTCCTTTTAGATCTGTGTCACCAGGTCCAGActcatgtcccattaatctcgcttcagtgagtaaacattgctgaacagcagctcagagaggaaacaatctccagaactccccactggagtttgaaaatacattaatattttaccggttagtaacggtccgggtgttggtccattattactcTGTTCtgatcaaaacaaatgtcccaatgaacaggacgctttctgaccctgacagctcaccctgagtccatcccaccgggcagtgagtgtgatgggaaataatcatcaaccgaaaaggaggatttgatttttttcatttcaggataaaacatttaatattgaaatcatattatttacaGACAAATAACATCAAgcaatttcatgttagaatcacatcttgtatcatttcacaacaccgcatttgtcgggtaaaatataattcctgtctggtatttccacatttatttaaagtattgtattgatatcagttactttgatgtcaatggatagtaaaatcaggtgcactgaataacgggcgcccgatccaCCACCGCCCGTCTTAcgccaccgccaaacgtgaaaatctactctcattgactctatttaattttggatgaaaaatcttcagatgtttctatgatttaactaatgtaacaattagattgagtgggcatTTCAcgccgttcttcagctcctctctgaatttagtctgggtcacagcataaatacacgtgttggtgcaggaactgagaagttgaagcatgaatccggctgactcaatgtcactggctgTATCGTACTTGGCGTTTGTTACACGcagagaaataaaataaaaaatgaatgtgctccataacaatataaaactgcctgatatactgaagagtaaaatgatggatttccttcggttttccatctctggatccttgtgattttctccactgctgcggccccggagtccccggcgGACTCCACTGGCCACTACAATGTGCCTGgcagtgagaacattgaacaacaaaatcagaatgaatggaagACAAGGCATTATCACAAGACTAAACAAGTCAAACACTGCCCAttcgggtgaagtgaaaaaggtcggtttcaatacacaaccccggggtacattgtccattatatattccgggtcaaatacaaagtaccagggaatgtttagtaaacagctcagcgcacttaccaccccgataacagcagctgCCGTTTTCTCAgtacaatattttgttttcagcttctgacaacaaatggccacaaatcgatcaaaggtgaaagctactgtgaaccagacagaggtcgCTGTGGCTGTTAAACTGAGCGTgagaatgagacggcacacgggggtaatggtcaagaatgaaactgggaaataaatctcaccAATCCCACTGAATACAAcaccagtgataacgaccaggagatcggccactgccattcccaccaggtagcgactgatacatttggagagaccgcactttcctcgggacaggatcacaatcgccaccaagttaactgtaggagaaagagacagaagcagaaaaattactgatcagacctggaggcaAAGTATCAGATTGACAGGatttggggtgaaatttccagctttgttgctgcagcaaagggtggaaactgattcactgacctgggcagcgctttcgggcagagaaatgtttttaaacacaatgatcaataatgaattgggagatggatacaggaagtgaataaaatgagcacctgatccactggaagggctgagtgagggcgcagtgccggtggcgaagggagaagGGATTTTAAGGACCGGGAATTCAACAGGTTAAATCCGGATTCGGGCTCCAGATGGACGAGAAATTGAGCGAAGAGCCGGGAAGATgagaggacagggggaggtgctgctggtttgttgctctgggtgaagagagccgacacggaccggcacaaaacgggaaagaccaaGATCCGTGGCGGTGAGTTTGATCTTCGGAttggattggaagaggcagctgcaggccgaacgagtgagtgagattgggagaaaGACAAGGAAAATgacatgtcggagctggagagGATTCAGgaacagatggtttgggaaaacgaATAAACTgaggcaacggatgaggagacagatgattcaatgcagtgggaggagaggctgggattcacagggagagactgcagcagagtgttagaggaaatctaatctataggtcccagtaaCATATTCCATTCAATAAATTCAACCTTTAATTACTTTGGTTATCAGTTTCAATGAACTGCTCATTGGTTGCAtaatatgttcaataaatttaatttgcacaatcaattaaaattacattaaaatacaataaTTGAATTAGCCTCGTCCTTTATTCAATGAAGCTGACACACAGTCTTTAGAATAAAATATCCCAATAATTCAATGCGgtaaagaaatcactgattttgttctttaattacatttcaattatgtttatgtattcaatcagtaaacaagtaaatGGAACATTCACATGAACAGACTGAGGATCTGATAtcgataaacacacccggcgagagtacaataaaactctcacaatctgacaacatcctaataacgccttcaagtcacatttcctcttcataattgtactggaagtttcaccaGTTCATTCCGATcaattattcacaccgctgctgctctctctctcctcctctctcggtctctgtgtgtgtatctttctctctgtctctctctttccctcctttcttctccccctaactctcgttttccttctcagttactttctctatcgctcctctctatgtctccgcactctctctactctctttctcaatgcccctttttcacttccgagtaaatcctaacatcctgcgcctgctttctcttcaccagccccgtgttccaacgatcctattcttaatgtcagtttgttaaatggtgaagcatctgtgaacagtttaatatggccacagatcatccaagtctccacctgttcaccgacactcttcacttcatctataatgcatggaataaacagaattgaatccctcttccagacatctctcacaataattgaaattccttctcctgtaattacaaagtacagcgttagatggcggcattgttcaattaacaaaacaccaacatcatcgctgctacttataatctacagataaagaGAAGGGCtcgtgattccaacagataaagtgcaaactgatacaacataacctcaaaatattgcattttacagtgaattcatccacagttaatcagagaatgagattgaaagaatcagcatcaaactcagttcagtaatcagacatctgaagcggcgtcagatacacacataatgaaacaatctttcataacagtgataaccaataaatacattgaaatcccagttaaactgaagcatgttattggggagggaggacattgcgctgcctccttgtaacaccgagaccgtgagctgtctcatgaccaatcactgaaaacacatttatgaaaaaaatattccaggacaggttagttccacaacatgaaactgttaacagctcctggtggtctcATACCAGctattagcccagacacctgattccaaaacattcagtacagagaatatttcagtaacaaagacaaggttagatatacaagatcataatgcatacaatgcagctgctgcaagacaaaaagacaagagacttaggacagtggatcaactgatagaacagaacagtccactgcgt
This portion of the Heptranchias perlo isolate sHepPer1 unplaced genomic scaffold, sHepPer1.hap1 HAP1_SCAFFOLD_52, whole genome shotgun sequence genome encodes:
- the LOC137314533 gene encoding neuropeptide SIFamide receptor-like, which encodes MAVADLLVVITGVVFSGIGEIYFPVSFLTITPVCRLILTLSLTATATSVWFTVAFTFDRFVAICCQKLKTKYCTEKTAAAVIGVVSALSCLLNIPWYFVFDPEYIMDNVPRGCVLKPTFFTSPEWAVFDLFSLVIMPCLPFILILLFNVLTARHIVVASGVRRGLRGRSSGENHKDPEMENRRKSIILLFSISGSFILLWSTFIFYFISLRVTNAKYDTASDIESAGFMLQLLSSCTNTCIYAVTQTKFREELKNGVKCPLNLIVTLVKS